The following coding sequences are from one Danaus plexippus chromosome 13 unlocalized genomic scaffold, MEX_DaPlex mxdp_15, whole genome shotgun sequence window:
- the LOC116770149 gene encoding transmembrane protein 222, with the protein MLSIDQSPGSPLDISDREQAVLMDPIDHARARYPYCIVWTPIPVLTWIFPFLGHMGICMSNGVIRDFAGPYFVSEDLMAFGNPTKYWQLSPQRATNGQAGWDAAVAEASEIYKKRMHIIFYDNCHSHVAAALNIMNYGGCKNWNMVKLAFYMIPYSKYVSFGAFLKTWLPFIIIVAFICGLAAMI; encoded by the exons ATGTTATCCAT TGATCAAAGTCCTGGAAGTCCACTAGACATAAGTGATCGTGAACAGGCAGTTTTAATGGATCCCATCGATCATGCCCGCGCCAGATATCCTTACTGTATTGTTTGGACTCCTATTCCTGTACTAAC GTGGATATTCCCGTTCCTTGGTCATATGGGTATTTGCATGTCAAATGGCGTTATTCGTGATTTCGCCGGCCCATATTTTGTATCAGAAGATCTCATGGCTTTTGGAAATCCTACTAAGTACTGGCAGTTGTCGCCACAGCGGGCTACTAATGGTCAGGCGGGGTGGGATGCGGCAGTAGCAGAAGcttcagaaatatataaaaaaagaatg catataatattctatgaTAACTGCCACTCCCATGTGGCTGCAGCACTCAACATCATGAACTACGGCGGCTGTAAGAACTGGAACATGGTGAAGCTGGCTTTCTACATGATACCATATTCCAAATATGTCAG TTTCGGGGCGTTCTTAAAGACGTGGCTGCCTTTTATCATCATTGTAGCATTTATCTGTGGATTAGCGGCTATGATCTAG